The sequence GAGGAGTCATAGACAAAATAGCGTGGTTGCTTCCCATATTCCATCTGGAAGTGACTTGTCATAATCTGTAAAGACTTGAGAACCCCTTCACGTATAGCAACACTCGGAACAACAATAATAAACTTGAGCCAGCCATAGCGTTTATTTAGCTCCATAATGGTACGGATATAGGTATAGGTTTTCCCCGTTCCTGTCTCCATCTCTATAGAAAAATTGTAGGCTGGACGATCTGCTACCATATCGACCGAAAGGATTTCAGAAGGTCGTAATCCCAAACGAGTTTGTACGGCATGAACATTGCTTCGAATAGCTTCCTGGTCCAATTGAATCGGAGCATTTCGATAAGCATCCAATACCAAATCCACCTCATCTGACTTTTGACGACCTGGATCAGCCATATACCTGATTCCAGTTTGCTTGTTCTGCCCTTGAAATATGTCTGCAATGGCACTAACCGCATCCAATTGAAATTGTTGTTCTTTAAATTGTAGTTTCATAATTTATTTTCTTCAATTCTTATCTTTTTCCAGTAATTATAAAGCACAATCACTTAATTAAATTATTTCAAATATCGTGAATCTTAATTAATATATCTCTTTGATATTTCCTATTTAGTTTATTACTAATAATCTTAGCTACCATGTAGATGGTTTATGTGCAATAGCGCACTCTATTAATTCTTCCATTTTACTTTGAATATCTTCATAAACAAACTTTGAAGTAGAGAATGGAGAATTATAGCATCGGACATAACTTGATAACGATTTGCCAGTTCGAGATAATACAAAATTATCAAATGGATTTCTTCCTTGATTACTTTGGTTTCCAAATCTATCCTTTAAATTATGAATATATATTCCTACTATACCTTTATTCAACTCAATCGCTTTTTTAATTTCATAGTTGATCCATTTACGTTCAGCAGTCTTCTCACCAATCAAAACAACCACACATGAACGCTTTGCCATTTGACTATCTATCCAAAATTTTATCATTGCATCAGATTTTAATTTTACTTCTTCCCAATCATTATCAGAAAAAGTAGAATCACCTGATACTATACCCATATTTCTAACTTGAGATGCTCGCCAGTTATCATTGCCATAATGGAAGCTAAAAAATACTTGTCTTTTCATAATTCCCTCACTTATCTAACAACAACTATAAGAATCAATGTAGAAATAACTATTAAACCATAGGTATACTTTAAAATTGGACGAAAAAGTGTTATCAGAAGATCTCCCTCTTCTCTTTTTGGAGTCATTCTAAAATCTGTTTCTTTATCACTTAATCTTACTTCATCGTATAAACATCTATACTGTCGTTCTAGTAACAAGTAATAAGCATCATGAAACCAAAACAATATAGTTACAAACAAAATTAAAAGAAGTATATACCACATACTAGTATTACTAAACCAAAATGCAAATAAGGCACCTATGGAAGTGAACGACCATCCTTTAACGACAAAAGAATTCTTACCCATCCGTTCAATGATAGCTTGTATCATCTCTAAATGTTTTACTTTGTGTTCACTCATAGTCTACACTACCTTCACTTTCGTATTAGGTGATAATTCCTTAAATATTTCACTTACGTTAATTTTATCTGCTGAATTGGCAAATGAGCTATCACGGAAAACAGCACGGAGTGGTTGTTCTTGCGCAATGTATCGGATGACTTCTTCCGATATATCATCTTCAAAGCAGGCCATAAGGGAACCCTGATCTACATCATAGACTTCTGCTCCTGCTACATTCTTCAAATCAATCGCTAAGGATAATTCCATTCCCCATGTCAACATAACTTGGAAGAGCAAATCAAGTCCAGAACGTCCTTCCTTGATATTGGATACACTATCAAAAAGTTCCCCTTGGATGAATTGATCTGGTCGAGCTAAAACATCCTTGAAATTTGAAGAGTCTAGTTTGTAAGCTTTAAAACCAAAGTCTTGCTTGCCAACCAACTCTGGGTGTTCTTCCTGAATCTTTGCAGCAGCACGACGAATCCGCTCACGCGAAATCTGATCGATAGTTTCATATCCAGCTTCTTTCGCAGCAGACTTTTCAGCTACTTCCTCATCTAAAGTACACAAGATAAACTTACGGTTGCCTCCATCTTCCGCATTCAGTTGCATGACTGCATCAGCTGTCGTAGCAGAACCACCAAAAAAGTCTAAGATTAATTCCCCACCTAAAGTCCCATATTTACTGAATTTTTTTATCAATTCTACTGGTTTAGGATAATCAAATACTTTTTGACCATCAAATAAATTCATAATTTCTGAAGTTCCGGTTTTAGTAGTACCAACATCTAAAAATAAAGAGCTAGGTGTTTTTTTGTCTCCCTTTGAAATTCTTTCTTCATAGTATAATTTTCGTTTTGGAGCAGAAGTATCATTAACACCAAATTTGATTCTCCCCTCTTCCATCAATTTAGACATTGTCTCTCTATTATATGCCCAAATTCTTCCATTTGGTGGATAGTACTCCTCACCTGTATAGGGATTCAATATCGGATAAACTGTGTCTCCTCCAATATGATTAGCATCAAGCGGCACTAACTTCCATGGCCCTCTAGGATCATTGTCCGGATTTGAATATCCATTTTTATCAATATCATCACCACCAAAAATTAGGTTCGATCGATTTTTGGAATAAATTAAGTTATGGTTATGATTCCATGATATTTCACCATCATTTGAGATCGATGTCCTAGACTGCCAAATTACATTAGCAACAAAATTCTCCTCCCCAAATATCTCATCACACATAACTTTTAGGTTCGCTTGTTCATTATCATCTATGGAAATAAAGATGACACCTGAATCCTTGAGGAGGTTACGCGCTAGACGAAGGCGTGGATACATCATATTTAGCCAGTCTGAGTGATAGCGAGCCGAAGTCTTTTCATTTGGTCGTAAACCAATAACTTGGCGTCCTTCTTCATCCAAAAGCTCCATATCTTCCTTCAACTCTTCATCTGTTTTTTGGAACTTATCAGAATATACAAAGTCTTTCCCTGTATTATAAGGTGGATCGATATAAATCATATCGATTTTTCCGAGATAGGATTCTTGTAAGATTTTCAAGACTTCTAAGTTATCCCCAGTGATAAAGATATTTTCACTCTTATCAAAGTCAACACTCTCATCAAGGTCTGGTCGTAAGGTTTTGGTAGTAGGTCGTCCAGCTTCTGCGATGGCTTCACGCTTTCAAACCCAGGTAAAGTCATAGGACTCCCTTCCATCAACAATTTCCTCTGATAAAAACTGTTTCAGTTTCTCAAAGTCAATTGCAGGGCGAAGTCTTCCGTGTTTATCTCTTTTTTCTGTTAAAACTTCTGGAAAGAGTTGGCCAATTTTTGAAATATTATCTGTGAAAACATCTCTGGAGCCTACTTTTAAAAGATAGAGGCCGGTATGTTCACCTTTGTATTGTTCTGTCATATGTAACCTTTCTTATAATGGTTTCTGTGTACTTGTCTATAGTATACAAGTAATCCTTATTCTAATTCTTGGATTTGTTTAAGAACTGCCTGGTAGTCTTTCTTTACTTCCATCTGCTTTCTCATCGATTTTTCTGTATACATTTGTTTCTTAAGACGTTGAGCTTGCTTTTCCAGCTTTTCTAGCTGTTCAGTCAGTTCAACCGATTCTTTCAAGTTATCTCCCAACTTACTTTGAAGCTGGTCTTTCCCTGTTTCCTTAATCAGCATTTCATAAACTTGATCTAAGTCATTGCCTTCAAATTGGATCTGGCAATCCTCTTGTGTACGGAAACAACGGACAATTTTGAAATGTCTTCCATCTTTTTCTTGTGCCAGAGCTTCCTTGTAATGAATCAAGAGCTCTTCCTTTCCCAAAGGAAACTTAAGAATAAAGACTGTATAAAGACCAAGTCGTTCATCTAGTTTTTCTAGCAAACTGGTTGTAAACTCTTGATGATTAAGGTGAATTTCTAAGACTAAGATCTGCTTAACGATGTTTCCCACAGGAATATTCGTCGTTTGCAAATCTATTTGGTGGGTAATCTGAATGAGTTGAATCTGATCTCGTAATTCTTGCTTTTCCTGTTTGCTCAGAGCTAGGTTATCAAAAAAATCACGATTGCCCTTTTTATGGGGTCTGTAGAGCACATGAGGAGTTGGCAAACAAGTATAATCAGGAAACTGTATCATAACTTTCTCCTTTTAGCAGGGCAAAGAAACAAATAAGTTCAAAGTCATCCATCCCCTCAATGCCGGTATTCATCAAATTAACCGTTCCAAAATTGAAAAGTGCATCCATGGTAGACAGATGATCCTGTTCCATCAGTTGTTCAATAGCCTGCTGTAATAGCTTGGAATATCCAGACATCTCTTTCCCGTCTTTTGTTTGACGGTTATACTGATTCACCAGAGATTGCAATGGTTGCGTCTTGCCACGACATAGACTTCCCAATAGATCTAAAATCTTTTTGCTCTCTTCCGGAGAAACCACCAAATCTCCTGCACTATTTACATAGAGGATATAATATGGATGAAGTTGATTCTTCTGATTCTTACCTCTAAGTTCGTCTTTATTTTTTAAAACAAAGATTGCTCCTTCTGCTTCCTTATTCTCAACTGACAAGATGGCTTGCAGACCTTTTGGTACTTTTTCCAATTCAGGATGGCTTTCGAGATACTTCAGAAGATCCATTCGGTAGTCTTCCAATCCTAGATCCATGATGGATATCCCTTCACTCATCTCTTCTAAATCGACAACTTCATTTCTAAGACGCTCTAGTTGTTTCTTACGATAGTTATTATCTTCTATCTCTTCACTAGAAAGAACGTTATCATCTGCGGTAGATGTGAGGACGGATATTTTCATACGTGATTCAACACGAGATTTAAGATCGATGTATTCATCTAACTCAATATTGGGCCAAAAGTTTACAAGCTGAATAAACTTATTTTTACTCCCTATCCGATCCACACGTCCAAAACGTTGAATGATCCGAACAGGATTCCAATGAATATCGTAATTGACCATCATGTCTGCATCCTGCAGGTTTTGTCCTTCAGAAATAACATCTGTTGCAATCAAGACATCAATCTCTCTTTGATCATCCGGAAATAGGAGATTCCTATCTTTTGATTGTGGTGAAAAATAAGTCAAAAGGGAATTGAGGTCTCGATGGTTCGTTTTTAGCGTTGTTTCAAATCCTTTTGTACCAGAAATCTGTGCCGTATGAAGTCCGTATTTATCTAGTACATATTGGCTAATATGTTTATAGAGATAATTAGTGGTCGTCGCAAAGGCAGAAAAGATAATGAGTTTTTTGTTGCCTTCATTGATTGGATGAGTCATTTTTTCGTCAATCAGCTGATAGAGTGTTTGCAATTTTTTATCTTCTGCAGGAGTGATTTGATCGATCAGTTCTTCTAATTCCAGCAAAATTGCTTGATCTTTCTCTAACTCCAATTTCCAACTGCGATAGTCCATATCTTTCAAAGCTATTCTATTCTTCTTCCCGATAAAGACATCTAAGTTGCTATCTTCTAAATCAAAATCATCTTCATTTAAAACGGGCACTCCAGATAAATCATCTAAACCTGTTCGCTCATATGTTGAAATAGCTTTTAAAGTCTCATCTACATATGATTTAACGACATCGATTAGGGTATAACGAAAAGCTGCCACAGAACTTTCCAAGCGTTTAAGCAGATTGATCATCATCAGCTTTTTCATGCCCGACTCACGACCCAGTTGAGTCAGATTGGCTTTATTCCCTGATAATGTTATTTCGTATTTATCACGCTTTGAGGGATAGATATAAAGTGAAGGTTGGTAAATAGTTAACTGTAGCTGATCTAACAACTGGTATAACTTTTTATAGGTCACATCTAGATCAGACACTGTCAAATCAGGTTCAAAGTTTCTTGGTTTCAGACGTTCTGGAAAATCTCCAATTGCTTTTCGATCATAAAATTCTCGGATGTGTTTACGACTACGAGCAATCGTCACACTATCCAGAACTTTAAAGAAATCAAAGTCTAAAGTCGATAATAGTTTATCTGTCGTTCGCTCTTCAGCTGGTAAATCTGCCCATTTGTTATAGGCCAACTGAGCATTCCGAAAAATATCATTAATGGACGACTGTGTATCTAATTTTCCATCTATTTGCTCTACATCCCCTTCATAGGCTAAAGCGATTTGATTTTTTAGATCATTAAAGCGATTATTAACTGGAGTGGCTGATAACATCAGTACCTTAGTAGGAACACCTGATTTGATAATTCGATTCATTAATCGGCTGTAACGATTTTCACGTCCCTCCGCTTGATCACTTTCACTGGATCCACCATTACGGAAATTATGAGACTCATCAATAACCACTAAGTCATAATTTTCCCATTTATTAAGGGCAAGGTCTATTCCATTAGAAGTCCCTTTATCTCGACTTAGATCAGTATGATATAAAACATCGTAAATGAGATGACGATCATAAATCGGGTTGTTGACATAGTCATGTCGGTACATGTTCCAGTTGTTTTCTAACTTTTTCGGACACAAGACTAAAATTCGTTTCCCACGATAGGCATAGTAGGTCATGACCGCTAAAGCTGTAAAGGTCTTTCCTAACCCCACCGAATCTGCTAAAATACAGCCGTTATACTTTTCAAGTTTTGAAATGATTGATTTTACCGCATCTTGTTGGAAATCATAAAGAAGATTCCACAACTTGGTATTTTTATAGCCAACCTGTTCATTTGGCGTATAGTCATCGTTGAGATTCTCTAGAAACTCACTAAAGAGATTAAAGAGCAATACATAGTAGAGGAATTCAGGGGAATGCTCTTTGTGAGCTAAATTGAGAGTTTCTAAGAATTCTTCTGTCACATCACGAAAATACTCATCATCTTGCCAGAAACTATCAAATTCATCTAGATAGGATAAACTCAATGGAGCATGGTAGATATGCCGTGTGGTTTTGAACAAAGAAGAATCATAGCCCAATTCTTTTCGATCAAAGTTTTTGAGTCGATCCACAGCGACAGTATCATCATCCGTTTCTATCCGCATACCATTTGGCATCTCATCGGTTTCAATGTTTATAGATTTAAAACGTGCCTTTTTCCTGATCCAGTCTGCACATTCTCTAGCGATTGCTTTTTGAGTTAATTCATTCATTAACTTCAGTTCATAACGTCCTCCAAAAATAGACTGCTCTCGCTCTTTTTTGGGGATCGTATATTCACGATATCCAACTCTCGTCTCATCAGTCACAAAGGTTGGATTTGTAAAGATAAATTTCAACTCCTCGATCGTTTCAAGTTCTTCCTTTAACTGTTGAAAGGCAAACATCGAAAAAGTCGCTGCTGCAATTTTGACCTTGCTTCCAGGTTTTATTTCTTTCTTTAATTCATCTCCTAAACGAATACTACGATTATCAATTTCCATCCTAACCTTCTTCAATCACACTTATTTTTTTGTAAAAACGCTATCAATATAATTCTATCATAAAAATGAAAAAGAGGCTTGCTATTTCTTACAAGCCTTAGTTATTTTATTATCCTTGCCAATTTTCTTGGTCTTCTTTAAAGCGTTTTAGGAGGTCGAGTCCTTCTGGCGTGATGTAACCTTCTTCTTGGGCTAGGTGGATCAGTTCACTGTAGTTAGAAAGTGTCACCAATTTCACATCAGCATCCGCAAAGTTCTTATCTGCTTTTGGCAATTGATAACTGAAGATTGCTACGACACCAAGAACATCGGCTCCTTCGCGTTTAGCAGCTGCTACGGCTTCAAGAACAGAGCCACCCGTTGAAATGAGGTCTTCAACAACAACCATCTTTTGCCCCTGAGCTACTCGGCCTTCGATTTGGTTTCCTGCACCGTGGTCTTTTGGTTTGCTACGGATGTAGGCAAAAGGCAAGTTCATCTTGTCAGCGATGATAGCTCCGTGTGGAATTCCTGCTGTCGCAGTTCCTGCAATCACTTCTACTTCTGGAAATTCTGCTTTAATAGCTTCCACAAAACCATTTTCAATCAAGGTACGAGTTTCTGGATAGGCAAGCGTCACACGGTTGTCAGTATAAATCGGCGATTTGATACCAGATGCCCAAGTGAAAGGCTCCTCTGGTTTGAGGTAAACGGCTTGGATTTTCAAGAGGTGGCTAGCGATATCTTTAGCAAGTGTCATAGTATTCTCCTTTTGTTTTTATAATCTATTTCTTTAATTTCTGTCTTGGTTCCATTCATCCTTGATAGCATGATAAGCTGTAACAGGATCTTCAGCTTGGGTAATGGGACGTCCCACTACGATATAGTCACTACCGATTTGATAGGCGTCCGCTGGTGTCATGACGCGTTTTTGGTCTCCTACCGCAGCTCCCGCTGGACGAATTCCCGGTGTCAAACAGATAAAATCTTTGCTTGTTGCTTCTTTGATAAGCTTGACTTCCTGAGCTGAGCAAACGACACCATCCAAGCCCGCTTCAGCTGTCTTCTTGGCATAGTGAATCACAGACTCTTGCAGGCTGGTTTGGATATTTTGAAAATCCTGCATCTGGCTTTCCGACGTTGATGTAAGCTGGGTCACAGCGATCAATTTGGCTTGTGTCCCTAGACCTTCACGCGCAGCCTTCATCATCTCCACACCACCAGCAGCATGAACATTGGTCATGTCTACACCAAGCTGAGATAAGACCTTCATAGCCGATTTAACTGTATTGGGAATGTCATGTAGCTTGAGGTCCAGAAAGACACTATGCCCCAGTGACTTCAAATAACGGACAACTTCTGGACCTTCCGCATAATAAAGCTCCATCCCTACTTTTAGATAAAGACTTTCTTCTGCTGGGAAAAGAGATAAAAATTCCTTGACCGCCTCAAAACTAGGAAAATCAAGAGCAATAACTGGACGATGTTCACGCATACCTTTCTCCTTTTACCTTTACGAGCAAGAGAGTATGGTCAAAAATAAACCACGAAAAAAGGAACCTGCCAACAGCAAGGTTCCACGAAAAATGGGTAGTCTCCACCCTTTCACCGTCTAACCTTAGCCGCCTCTCTGGACTGCTTTAAAGGTTTTTTTCTATTCTATTATTTATAGTAGGACTTGTCAAGCAAAAACTCGAAACTAGACTTCTATACCATTCAAAATCAAGAGGAAAAGTTAGTCTAACGACTCTGTGATTGCTGGCTCG comes from Streptococcus oralis and encodes:
- a CDS encoding TIR domain-containing protein, with protein sequence MKRQVFFSFHYGNDNWRASQVRNMGIVSGDSTFSDNDWEEVKLKSDAMIKFWIDSQMAKRSCVVVLIGEKTAERKWINYEIKKAIELNKGIVGIYIHNLKDRFGNQSNQGRNPFDNFVLSRTGKSLSSYVRCYNSPFSTSKFVYEDIQSKMEELIECAIAHKPSTW
- a CDS encoding site-specific DNA-methyltransferase, yielding MAEAGRPTTKTLRPDLDESVDFDKSENIFITGDNLEVLKILQESYLGKIDMIYIDPPYNTGKDFVYSDKFQKTDEELKEDMELLDEEGRQVIGLRPNEKTSARYHSDWLNMMYPRLRLARNLLKDSGVIFISIDDNEQANLKVMCDEIFGEENFVANVIWQSRTSISNDGEISWNHNHNLIYSKNRSNLIFGGDDIDKNGYSNPDNDPRGPWKLVPLDANHIGGDTVYPILNPYTGEEYYPPNGRIWAYNRETMSKLMEEGRIKFGVNDTSAPKRKLYYEERISKGDKKTPSSLFLDVGTTKTGTSEIMNLFDGQKVFDYPKPVELIKKFSKYGTLGGELILDFFGGSATTADAVMQLNAEDGGNRKFILCTLDEEVAEKSAAKEAGYETIDQISRERIRRAAAKIQEEHPELVGKQDFGFKAYKLDSSNFKDVLARPDQFIQGELFDSVSNIKEGRSGLDLLFQVMLTWGMELSLAIDLKNVAGAEVYDVDQGSLMACFEDDISEEVIRYIAQEQPLRAVFRDSSFANSADKINVSEIFKELSPNTKVKVV
- a CDS encoding DUF4391 domain-containing protein — translated: MIQFPDYTCLPTPHVLYRPHKKGNRDFFDNLALSKQEKQELRDQIQLIQITHQIDLQTTNIPVGNIVKQILVLEIHLNHQEFTTSLLEKLDERLGLYTVFILKFPLGKEELLIHYKEALAQEKDGRHFKIVRCFRTQEDCQIQFEGNDLDQVYEMLIKETGKDQLQSKLGDNLKESVELTEQLEKLEKQAQRLKKQMYTEKSMRKQMEVKKDYQAVLKQIQELE
- a CDS encoding helicase-related protein, coding for MEIDNRSIRLGDELKKEIKPGSKVKIAAATFSMFAFQQLKEELETIEELKFIFTNPTFVTDETRVGYREYTIPKKEREQSIFGGRYELKLMNELTQKAIARECADWIRKKARFKSINIETDEMPNGMRIETDDDTVAVDRLKNFDRKELGYDSSLFKTTRHIYHAPLSLSYLDEFDSFWQDDEYFRDVTEEFLETLNLAHKEHSPEFLYYVLLFNLFSEFLENLNDDYTPNEQVGYKNTKLWNLLYDFQQDAVKSIISKLEKYNGCILADSVGLGKTFTALAVMTYYAYRGKRILVLCPKKLENNWNMYRHDYVNNPIYDRHLIYDVLYHTDLSRDKGTSNGIDLALNKWENYDLVVIDESHNFRNGGSSESDQAEGRENRYSRLMNRIIKSGVPTKVLMLSATPVNNRFNDLKNQIALAYEGDVEQIDGKLDTQSSINDIFRNAQLAYNKWADLPAEERTTDKLLSTLDFDFFKVLDSVTIARSRKHIREFYDRKAIGDFPERLKPRNFEPDLTVSDLDVTYKKLYQLLDQLQLTIYQPSLYIYPSKRDKYEITLSGNKANLTQLGRESGMKKLMMINLLKRLESSVAAFRYTLIDVVKSYVDETLKAISTYERTGLDDLSGVPVLNEDDFDLEDSNLDVFIGKKNRIALKDMDYRSWKLELEKDQAILLELEELIDQITPAEDKKLQTLYQLIDEKMTHPINEGNKKLIIFSAFATTTNYLYKHISQYVLDKYGLHTAQISGTKGFETTLKTNHRDLNSLLTYFSPQSKDRNLLFPDDQREIDVLIATDVISEGQNLQDADMMVNYDIHWNPVRIIQRFGRVDRIGSKNKFIQLVNFWPNIELDEYIDLKSRVESRMKISVLTSTADDNVLSSEEIEDNNYRKKQLERLRNEVVDLEEMSEGISIMDLGLEDYRMDLLKYLESHPELEKVPKGLQAILSVENKEAEGAIFVLKNKDELRGKNQKNQLHPYYILYVNSAGDLVVSPEESKKILDLLGSLCRGKTQPLQSLVNQYNRQTKDGKEMSGYSKLLQQAIEQLMEQDHLSTMDALFNFGTVNLMNTGIEGMDDFELICFFALLKGESYDTVS
- the pyrE gene encoding orotate phosphoribosyltransferase, with protein sequence MTLAKDIASHLLKIQAVYLKPEEPFTWASGIKSPIYTDNRVTLAYPETRTLIENGFVEAIKAEFPEVEVIAGTATAGIPHGAIIADKMNLPFAYIRSKPKDHGAGNQIEGRVAQGQKMVVVEDLISTGGSVLEAVAAAKREGADVLGVVAIFSYQLPKADKNFADADVKLVTLSNYSELIHLAQEEGYITPEGLDLLKRFKEDQENWQG
- the pyrF gene encoding orotidine-5'-phosphate decarboxylase — its product is MREHRPVIALDFPSFEAVKEFLSLFPAEESLYLKVGMELYYAEGPEVVRYLKSLGHSVFLDLKLHDIPNTVKSAMKVLSQLGVDMTNVHAAGGVEMMKAAREGLGTQAKLIAVTQLTSTSESQMQDFQNIQTSLQESVIHYAKKTAEAGLDGVVCSAQEVKLIKEATSKDFICLTPGIRPAGAAVGDQKRVMTPADAYQIGSDYIVVGRPITQAEDPVTAYHAIKDEWNQDRN